DNA from Laspinema palackyanum D2c:
CAGGAAATTCATCCAAGGTTTTGAGAAATCCTTGGGCAATTCCTGTTAGGGGTTCTCCCCAATTTTCGCGGCGGTGAACGGTGGCGAGGAGGACGCGATACTGTTGCCAATCTAGTCCGGGGATGGGGCAGTCGGGATGGCGGGAGGCGACGGAGAGTAAGGCATCAATGACGGTGTTTCCGGTGAGGTGAATCTCTCCGGTGACGCCCGATCGCTCTAAATTTTCTACCGCTTTTGTAGTAGGAGCAAAATGCAGTTGCGCCAGTTGGGAAATTAACCGGCGATTGGCTTCTTCGGGATAGGGATTGAATAGCTCATCCGTCCTTAAACCGGCTTCAACGTGACCGATCGCAACTTTTTGGTAAAACGCAGCTAAAGCGCCAGCAAAGGCCGTGGTGGTATCCCCTTGGACGATGAGCAAATTTGGGTTAGTCTCTTGCAAGAACCCTTCAAGTCCCTGTAAACTCCCACAGGTAATATCCGTCAAGGTTTGCTGATGTTTCATGATACCCAGGTCGCAGTCGGCTTGCAAGTCGAACAGATGCATGACTTGCTCCACCATTTCCCGATGTTGGCCGGTTAAAATAACTTGGGTGGTGAAATCGGGCGATCGCCGGAATGCCTGGATCACCGGGGCCAGTTTAATCGCTTCAGGACGGGTTCCCAGGGCAATCAAAATTTTCAGGGGAGAGTTTAGCATTGGGCGCTTTATCGGCAGGTGAACAACAGGCGGAACCAACCCATTCTGTTAAAAGATGTCAAGTTTTGGGAAAACTTTGACAAAGAGAGGGCTGAGTTAGATCTATCTTAGAATACATCCACTCGTTGATTGCTAGACTTACTCGACTGCCCGGATTCCCCCCTTCCCTAGACTGAACCAACTCCCTAAAATTTTAATCCCTGTTCGTTAAAGAGAGAGAGTCATGACACAATCTCAGCGTCCACCTGTTCCACCTCCGCCACCCCCGCCACCGGGTCGGCCCCCGGCAGCCCGCGCCCCTGGAGGTCCCCCCCCGCTACCACCGCCGCCGCCACCACCGGGGCGGCCACCGGGTCCCCCACCGGGTCCCCCGGCGGGCGTAGCCCCTGCCGCACAACCGGCAACCCCTGCGGCACCCGCAGCCCCCAAAGGTCCGGGCCCTAGTCCTGGACATCCCACCTTGCGGGACCTCGTGGTGCAGGCGAATGAAGAGGGAATTTCCGATATTCATCTTGGGGTGAATGAACTGCCGCGCTTCCGTAAACGGGGGGATATTGCTGAAGCTGGGTATCCCGTCACCGATCTCAATACCTTTATGAGTTGGTTGCGGGAATGTATGAGCACGGAAGAAATTCAGCAGTTTCAGGAAAACTTAGACTTTGACGGGGCGTTTGATTTTGGGTTTGTGCGGGTCCGGATCAGTGCATTTGACTCCTTAGCGGGTCCCGCAATGGTGTTGCGACTGATTGCGGCCAAAATCCTGACGATGGAACAGCTAAACTTGCCTGAAGTGTTTAAAAAAGTCTGCCATTATCACAAGGGTTTGGTGTTGGTGACGGGACCGACGGGTTCGGGTAAGTCTACCACAATGGCGGCGATGATTGACTACATGAATAAGAATTTCGCCTATCACATGATCACCATTGAGGACCCGGTGGAATTCGTTCATGAAAGTAAGAAATCCCTGATTAAACACCGGGAAGTCGGTCGGCATACCCTGAAGTTTTTTAATGCGCTCAAAGGGGCATTGCGGCAAGACCCGGACATGATGTTGGTGGGAGAAATTCGGGATAAAGAGACGGTCTCTATTGCTATGAAAGCAGCCTCGACGGGTCACTTAGTCATGGGAACGCTGCATACGAATAGTGCAGTCAAAACCCTGACTCGGATTTTGGATATGTTCTCAGCGGAAGAACAGATTTCAATTCGGGTTTCGCTGTCAGAAATTCTAGTTTCGATTATTGCCCAGTTGTTGTGTAAAACCACCGATGGAAAACGAGCTGCGTTCCACGATATTCTGATTAATACGGATGTCATCAAGGAATATATGCTCAAAGAACAGTATGAGGATATTCAACAAATCATGCTGAAAGATACTTATGAAGGCATGACGACAATGAACCGATCGCTCTATGAACTGTATCAAGAAGGGCGAATTACGGAAGAAATTGCCTTGGAACAGTCGCCCACCCCGAACGAAATGGCTCAAATGCTCCGAGGTCGGATTTAACTGTTCGCTCAGGTTTTTGTAGTGGCGTGATCGGTTATGAAGGGTCAGGGTTCCAAGCTACCGCCCCTTCATAACTGAACGCTCATCAAAGGGTTCCGTCCGGTACAGTTTCCTATAGCGCCTAGTACCCGTTTCTCATACTCCCAGCGATCGCGATTTGTTGAAAAACCCATCCTCTTCTCTTCCTCCCTTATTTAAGGGAATTGCTCTGTTTACTCCCGGTGGAGACCTGATTTACTGTATCGACCCGAGCAAAAAAAATCGGTGGCATCTGAATTTATGTGCGGTCCTGCAAGAATGGTTGGGGCTCATCGAACCCCCCCATTTCCTGGTTCCTTGTTATACCGCAACGGTGGACCGCTGGCTTGATCCCTATACTGGACAAGTCCAAACTTCCGCGATCGCCTCTCCTGCCGTCCTGCGCTATCAAGCCTTACTGAATGCTATCTTTGAAATGGAGGACTTGACTTGGGCGATCGCGCCTTGGTCCGAAGAGTTATGTCATCCAATGGTGTTAGGCACCTATCGTCAGCAGTTTCCCCAACTCTGGGAAAATCATGAGCTGATTGTCCGCTTGGAGTCTAGCGCAGACGAGGGCAGCGTTCACCCCCCGAATTTATCCCCGAAGTTGAGGTTTACTTTGTCCGAACAAACCCCGACTCAAGGATATGTGCTCCGGTTATTTGTTTCGGGTCATACAGGAGCAACGGAGAGAACCCTGAAGACCTTGCACCAGCTTTTGGAAGAGTCTTTAGGCTATCCCTATACCTTGAAAGTAATTGATGTTTCTAAACATCCAGAACAGGCAGAACAGGCTCATGTTTCCGCTACGCCTACCCTGGTCAAAATGTGGCCGTTGCCCGTGCGCCGCATTGTCGGAAATTTAGAAGATCAAGATAAAATTCTAAATCTACTGGGCTGTCTGAAATCTTAAGTAATTGTAGGCCCTTCGACAAGCTCAGGTGGGCATTACCTCCTGAGCTTGTCGAAGGGCCTACAATTACTTCATCCCAGGTGAGTTATTAAAAAGGGCGCACAGGGTGCGCCCCCTTGTTTTGCTAAGGGTTGGGAGAAGATTCGGGGGTGAGGGGTTCGAGGGTCTCGAATAATAAGGCGATCGCCGGTTCGAGTTTCGATGCAGCCACATCCGTTGCAGAAATCAGCAACAAATAGACACTGCGATCGCGCTGACGGACCAAAATTGTCCCCTGCATCGGCGTCTTATTATTAAAAATCCCCGTCCAAGGGACAAGCACCTCTCCCGAGGCGATCGGTCTAAACTCAGCGGGACTAAATCCTTCCCCGCGCTTAAATTCCTCAATGGCAATTTCTGCCAACTCCTCATTACTCAAGGGGCGTGCCGTCGCCAGGGGTTGAACAATCACCGTATAGGCTAAATTTCCATCAGGAGATTCGATTAATGGAATCCCCGCTGAAGACCCAATTTTATAGGGTTCCAGACGTCCTCTTTCCGCTTCAGCTTCTTCATTTTCAGCCGGTAAATATTCCGCCAGCAGTCCCACAGTAAACCGTCCCCCGGGGTCTTTATAGGGTTCTTCACTCAACTGGACAGGACTCGCCTCTCGTTCTTCCGCAGAGAGACTCGGGGCGGGAGTAGCAGTGGGGGAAGATTGGCGAGATGGGGAAGCGGGGGAAGATTGGGGAGATGGGGTGTTTCCAGACCCTCTTTGGGCGACTTGAATCACCCTAGGAGGAGCCTCTGCTGCGCGAGCATTCAACTGGAAATTCGAGAGACCCACCTGGGGGTGCAGGGGAATTGCCCGATCGTCGGCCATCATCAGGGTCAGGGCCGTTAACAGACCCAAACCGAGCAGCCAAAGCCGGTTGCGTTTCATTTTCAGCGTCCTCATTTTCATACGGGGAGTGATTGATCCAGGAAATAGGCGATCGCCCAGGGTATCGGTACAGGATTGGGAAGACAAACCGGGTTTATGCAAGAAAATATGAGCTAATCACTCACAAAGTAACGGCAATGAAACCCGGTTTCTTGTCCCCTTGATTTAATACAGTACCGACCCTCTAGCGGCCTAAGACAGCGGCGTTACCGATATCAAATAACCCCGCCATACAGCCGGTCATTAACGTGGCTAAAGTACCGGCCCAAAGCGCTTTAAAGCCCAGAGAAGCCACTTCATTGCGACGTTCAGGGATTAACCCGGATAATCCGCCGACAAAAATGCCGTAGGAGGCGAAATGGGTAAACCCACAGAGCACATAGCTGACGATTAACAGGGCGCGAGTGCTGATTTCCCCAGTCTGGGCGAACACCCCCAGGGCTTGATAGGGGGGGATATTCGTTTCAAACAGCCTGCGGCCAATCAACAGGGAACAGGTCCACAATTCCTGCCAATCTAGGGAGACCCCCGTTAAAAAGGTCAGGGGTAAAAATAACATTCCCAGGAGATTGGCTAGAGGATTAGCAAAGAACTGGGTCACCAAAGAAGTGTCACCCGCTGGAGAGGCTCCAAGGACGAGGGAGGAGATCCCACTAAAGACCGCATTAATGAGGGCAACCATTCCCAGAATGGCAATAATTGCAGCCGCAATTCCCACGGCCATTTTCACCCCATCCAAGGCCCCGCCAATTAAACTATCCATTGGGTTGGGACGTTTAGACGAGTCAGAGGTTTTGTCGTCGGGAATGTGCCCGAGGGTTTTCGGTTCGCCGGTTTCGGGGATTAACAGTTTAGAAATCACGAAACAAGCGGGAATGGTCATAATCGAAGCGGAGACCAAGTGACCGGCAATGGAGGGAAAAGTCGGGCGCAATAGACCGGCATACAGGGCTAAAACCGAAGAGGCGATCGAGCCAAAGCAACTGGTCAAAATCGCGCAAAGTTCGCTGCGGGTCATGTCTAATAAAAAGGGTTTGATGGCGATCGCCGATTCAATCCCCACAAAAATATTAGCCGCCCCTGCCACCGCTTCAGCACCACTGATTCTCATGGTTTTCTGGAAAATGACCGCAAACCACTTGACCACCGGCTGAATAATATTCAGGCGATATAGTAAACTGACCAATCCCGAGAAGAAAATCACCTGGGGCAAGGCGCGAAAGGCCAGAACATAAGCAAAACCGGGATTGAGGTTATCGGTACCGAGGCGATCGCCCGCCACCGCAACGTAAGGATTGCCCACAGTTCGGGCAATCCACCGACCCGCTAGCCCTGGACCTGCGGCAAAATTGGGGTCAGCCACCAACATCGAAGCTGGTCCCCCAAACAGGAATTGCGCCCCAGCTTCTGACGCATCTAGGACCACGTTGAGCAAGTCACTCAGTCCTTCAACGAGATTGCTCCCCAAGCCAAACACGATTAATCCCACAACCATTTGTAGGCCAATTCCCCAAAAAATGACCTTCCAGGGAATAATGCGACGATCTTCGGAACCCAGCCATGCAATAAAGCATAGCCCCACGATTCCGAGTAATGAGAGTAAATTTAATATCGGGTTCATTTTCGATTGACGTCTCCCGCACGATGAACGGTGTGGTGATCGACTGTAAGCCAACTGGACTGGTTTAACACTCCCCCATTCCAACCATTTGGAACCAGAGGAGGTGGGTGCGTTTTGTCCACTTCTCTTGAGGGGTAGCCAACTGGGTTTGAACCTTTAAGAAAAAAGTTGACTCAAACCTATAACCGTTGACTCTTTATATCAAACGCGAAAGTGAATTTCCATTTAGACGTCCCGGGCCAAATTCTAACGTTATCGCGGCATTCCTGTCTAGTTCTACGGTCAAAATTTTTAGAAAATTCTTTCTGTGTCCGGATAAAAAATAAAATCCCCGTTCGGGGAGGTTATTTAGGGGCTTTCTTGACTTGGCCTCAGACCGAGTGTCCTTCTTTTTGAAGCGGTCTGAGCCTTATGTTAGAGTCGTTAGTTTTTCGCTGAATTCTCGGGTACACAAAACCCCGGTGCACATAATCCAGGAAACTCCAGAGTGGTTACGGTTAAAGTATCTAATGCTACCTGTCGGATGCGATGATTATTGGTATCGGCAATATAAAGGATACCTGTAACAATACTCAAACCCCCCGGTTCAAAAAAGCGAGTGGCGGTATTTTTACCGTCTAATAATCCCGGGGTTCCATCTCCTAGAACCGTTTTGCACTCTCCCGTTTTGGGTTGGACGGTTTTAATTTTATGATTGTAGGTATCTGCAACCCACAGCAGGCCCTCGGCATACTCAATGCCGAGACAATGTTGCAAGAGGGCCTCTTCTGCGGTCCCATCGCGATCGCCAAATCCAAACAAATCCCCACTGCCGCAGAGGGTTCGCACCCGGGGTTCATCCCCTAACCCGATTCCGCGAATGGAACTAATTTCACTATCGGCAACAAACAGTTCCTCATCATCGGTGGTAATGCCGCTAGGTTGAGCAAATGCCGCCTCATCAAGTTCTCCATCAATGCCAGCTTCTGCACCGATGCCACTGTAGGTCCCCACGGTCCCATCCATCAAATCCAACGCCCAAATTTGGTGGGACCCGGCCATTGCAATTAATAACAGTTCCCCGCCAATTAGTTCTAAATCCCAGGGAGAATTTAAAGGCGTCTCTAACCCGTGACCCCCTTGGGGGCCTAGGGTGCGATTTTGTTCTCCTGTTCCGGCGAGGGTTTGCACCTGTTGCGTAGTGAAATCGATTTGCCGGATGGCATGGTTTTCCGTATCCGCCACATAAAGACACTGACAGTCGGCATCCCAACTCATGCCTTGGGGTCCAAAAAATTGGACTTCAGAAAAAGACCCATCGGTTAATCCAGGGGTGCCGTTGCCGATGATGGATTGTACAGTGCCTTCTAGGGTAGTGACAATGATGCGATGATGTCCGGAGTCAGCAATAAATAGGCGACTGCTGGCGGCATCGGCGAGGACTTTCCCCGGAAAGGCTAAGGGGGTAATTAAGGGATTTTTCTGTTTTTCTAGGACAGGTTTGATAGGGGGGATTGAGACTGAGCCTTGAGCTTGCTGCTGGGCGATTAATTGGCCGATCGCCTCATCCAATTCCCCCCGTTTCCCTTCTCCCGAAACCATTCCCACCACATATCCCAGGGGATCAATTAAAATTAAAGTCGGCCATGCGCGCACGGCATACTGTTGCCAAATTTCAAACTCCTGATCCACAATGACCGGATGTTCGATATCATATCGAAGAATTGCTTGCCGGATGTTCTCTGTTTCCTTTTCGTTCTCAAATTTAGCCGAATGAACGCCGATAACCGTGAGATGGTCGGGATATTTTTGCTCTAAGTATTTTAAATCGGGTAAAATATGCAGGCAATTAATACAGCAATAGGTCCAGAAGTCAAGCAGAACAATTCTGCCTTTTAATTGACCGAGGGATAAGGGTCGATCGCAATTTAACCAAGGTTGATGGGAAGGAAATTCTGGCGCTCTCACCCGAGGAAGGTTCATAAGATTGACTTCAATAAATTTACTACATTATTTTAAGTGATATGGCAAAAATTGTCGTAGAAACCCGGTTTCTGTTCCTTTTATAGGGGGGGGTGAGAAACCCGATTTCTTTTTTAAATTTAGGCCATGAAACAACAAGGGTCACAGAAACGAGGTGATGGAGTAAGATGCCAGACCGATCGCGATCGCATGATTGAAAATACTCCCACTCACATTCAATCCAACTCCTCCGCAAGCGCCTCTGCTCGGGCTTTTCGAGCAGATTTCAGAGTTTCTTCCGCCTCCAAGAGAATGGCACTCGCTTCCGCATCCCGATTAGCTAACTTGAGTGCGGCACCCACATGATTCAACGCTTCCCCGCGATAACCATCAACAGGGATGGAGTAGGCTAATGCAGTGGCCTCAGATAACTGTCCAGAACGAGCCTGCGCTGCCACAATTTCACAGAGCGCCTTTTCCGTCCAACCCGGATAGCGCATGGCGTGAGCAGCTTCTATAGCATCAGAAAAATGTCCAAGTTTTATGAGTGCCTTGGCCAGGTGGTTGAGACTATTCTCTCGGTCTACCTCATCACCCAGAGAATAGGCGATCGCTTTTGTTTCAGTCAACACCGCATCCGCTTCCCTGGGTCGGTTTACTTGCTCCAGAGTTGTCATCACATCAAGTAGAGAATAAACTGACAGAAACCACAAAGAACGAGCCGCAGAGGTGGCTTCGGCGAAGATAGCGCTGGCTTCATCTGGGCGATCGCTACTCTCCAATGCTACTGCCAACTCTAAAAACGCACGGACTCGCTGACTACCCTTGGTCATCGAACGAATCACATTTGCCGCTTCCTCAAAGTTTCCCGCTTGAGTCAAGGCAGTTGCCAAACTCCTCAGCGCCTTGATGCGCTCTTGTTCCCCCGCCAAAGAAGCCGCAACAGAGGCAGCTTCGGTAAACTGTCCTGTTTGCGCCAGCGCTGCCACTAGCTCACTTAGAACGTTTTCTCGACTGTAAGCAGGCCAAAGGGACTGAGCAATTTGGGGGATTTCGGCAAACAGAGCCTGTGCTTCTTCATGACGGTTGGCTCGGTGGAATGCTGTTGCTAATTCGCACAAGGCAATGGCTCGACTGGACATTTTACGAATAGCGCGAGTCGCTGTAGTTGCCTCGGCAAAAACGGCACTCGCTTCACTCTCACGATTGGCGATCGCCAACT
Protein-coding regions in this window:
- a CDS encoding NupC/NupG family nucleoside CNT transporter translates to MNPILNLLSLLGIVGLCFIAWLGSEDRRIIPWKVIFWGIGLQMVVGLIVFGLGSNLVEGLSDLLNVVLDASEAGAQFLFGGPASMLVADPNFAAGPGLAGRWIARTVGNPYVAVAGDRLGTDNLNPGFAYVLAFRALPQVIFFSGLVSLLYRLNIIQPVVKWFAVIFQKTMRISGAEAVAGAANIFVGIESAIAIKPFLLDMTRSELCAILTSCFGSIASSVLALYAGLLRPTFPSIAGHLVSASIMTIPACFVISKLLIPETGEPKTLGHIPDDKTSDSSKRPNPMDSLIGGALDGVKMAVGIAAAIIAILGMVALINAVFSGISSLVLGASPAGDTSLVTQFFANPLANLLGMLFLPLTFLTGVSLDWQELWTCSLLIGRRLFETNIPPYQALGVFAQTGEISTRALLIVSYVLCGFTHFASYGIFVGGLSGLIPERRNEVASLGFKALWAGTLATLMTGCMAGLFDIGNAAVLGR
- a CDS encoding thioredoxin-like domain-containing protein, producing MNLPRVRAPEFPSHQPWLNCDRPLSLGQLKGRIVLLDFWTYCCINCLHILPDLKYLEQKYPDHLTVIGVHSAKFENEKETENIRQAILRYDIEHPVIVDQEFEIWQQYAVRAWPTLILIDPLGYVVGMVSGEGKRGELDEAIGQLIAQQQAQGSVSIPPIKPVLEKQKNPLITPLAFPGKVLADAASSRLFIADSGHHRIIVTTLEGTVQSIIGNGTPGLTDGSFSEVQFFGPQGMSWDADCQCLYVADTENHAIRQIDFTTQQVQTLAGTGEQNRTLGPQGGHGLETPLNSPWDLELIGGELLLIAMAGSHQIWALDLMDGTVGTYSGIGAEAGIDGELDEAAFAQPSGITTDDEELFVADSEISSIRGIGLGDEPRVRTLCGSGDLFGFGDRDGTAEEALLQHCLGIEYAEGLLWVADTYNHKIKTVQPKTGECKTVLGDGTPGLLDGKNTATRFFEPGGLSIVTGILYIADTNNHRIRQVALDTLTVTTLEFPGLCAPGFCVPENSAKN
- a CDS encoding circadian clock KaiB family protein; the encoded protein is MKNPSSSLPPLFKGIALFTPGGDLIYCIDPSKKNRWHLNLCAVLQEWLGLIEPPHFLVPCYTATVDRWLDPYTGQVQTSAIASPAVLRYQALLNAIFEMEDLTWAIAPWSEELCHPMVLGTYRQQFPQLWENHELIVRLESSADEGSVHPPNLSPKLRFTLSEQTPTQGYVLRLFVSGHTGATERTLKTLHQLLEESLGYPYTLKVIDVSKHPEQAEQAHVSATPTLVKMWPLPVRRIVGNLEDQDKILNLLGCLKS
- a CDS encoding tetratricopeptide repeat protein, coding for MDFVETRRSQELREQAVELAIANRESEASAVFAEATTATRAIRKMSSRAIALCELATAFHRANRHEEAQALFAEIPQIAQSLWPAYSRENVLSELVAALAQTGQFTEAASVAASLAGEQERIKALRSLATALTQAGNFEEAANVIRSMTKGSQRVRAFLELAVALESSDRPDEASAIFAEATSAARSLWFLSVYSLLDVMTTLEQVNRPREADAVLTETKAIAYSLGDEVDRENSLNHLAKALIKLGHFSDAIEAAHAMRYPGWTEKALCEIVAAQARSGQLSEATALAYSIPVDGYRGEALNHVGAALKLANRDAEASAILLEAEETLKSARKARAEALAEELD
- the wecB gene encoding non-hydrolyzing UDP-N-acetylglucosamine 2-epimerase, which encodes MLNSPLKILIALGTRPEAIKLAPVIQAFRRSPDFTTQVILTGQHREMVEQVMHLFDLQADCDLGIMKHQQTLTDITCGSLQGLEGFLQETNPNLLIVQGDTTTAFAGALAAFYQKVAIGHVEAGLRTDELFNPYPEEANRRLISQLAQLHFAPTTKAVENLERSGVTGEIHLTGNTVIDALLSVASRHPDCPIPGLDWQQYRVLLATVHRRENWGEPLTGIAQGFLKTLDEFPDTALLLPLHKNPTVREPLQEMLGNHPRVFLTEPLDYAELVGAMQRCYLLLTDSGGLQEEAPALGKPVLVLRETTERPEAIEAGTAKLVGTDSLEIFTAASALLKDNNSYQKMATAVNPFGDGHASEKIVEIVRKKFQK
- a CDS encoding type IV pilus twitching motility protein PilT, with the translated sequence MTQSQRPPVPPPPPPPPGRPPAARAPGGPPPLPPPPPPPGRPPGPPPGPPAGVAPAAQPATPAAPAAPKGPGPSPGHPTLRDLVVQANEEGISDIHLGVNELPRFRKRGDIAEAGYPVTDLNTFMSWLRECMSTEEIQQFQENLDFDGAFDFGFVRVRISAFDSLAGPAMVLRLIAAKILTMEQLNLPEVFKKVCHYHKGLVLVTGPTGSGKSTTMAAMIDYMNKNFAYHMITIEDPVEFVHESKKSLIKHREVGRHTLKFFNALKGALRQDPDMMLVGEIRDKETVSIAMKAASTGHLVMGTLHTNSAVKTLTRILDMFSAEEQISIRVSLSEILVSIIAQLLCKTTDGKRAAFHDILINTDVIKEYMLKEQYEDIQQIMLKDTYEGMTTMNRSLYELYQEGRITEEIALEQSPTPNEMAQMLRGRI